ATCTTGAGAATCATAATCCAATCTACCCCTTTTGTATTACTCTTTCTCAccaaaattccaaaatttgACAGTTTGAACAGATGCTATAACCATCTCCTACAGAGCAAGAGAAAGCCTCAAATGGAGATGGAAACTGGAGTATCAAATTTACCTTAACAAAATGAATATACAGATACAAAAAGAAATACCCATTTTCAATACCGTGATGGGTCTTGTTTCTAATCTCTTCTCTATCTATACAAATATGTGAAAGAATCTCCCTGAACTtcaaaaagaatcaaagaaaaatgaataaaagGTCTGATTACAATGAATAATGCGAAGGAAACGAAATCTGTAAAGAAACCACCAATTCTAcatcttcttgttgttgttgctgctgagGTTTGTAAAGATCATAAGGTTCCCACAGAAAATCAACAGGACAAGATTTCCTCGCATCAAGTCTCGCCCATGGTTTCCCCTTGCCACTCCAATGCAGCAAACTAACGCCGCCTGGATGTAAATTTCTGCAGCTGCCCACCACATTATCACCGCCGAGACCATGTTGGTTCCATTGGTGATTAATAGGCTCCACATCTCCAGCAAAAACCAGCAAGAATGGAGGAAGCGAACCCAACTCGTAAATCCTCCTCTGTTTCTGCAACTGCATCCAACCTTCGATCTTCTTCAAATAGTTTCCCTCTCTCCATCTGTCGAGATCCATCACCATCACACCTGTATTGAAATAGCAGGGATTTCTCCCACCGAAAACCCTCGACAAAGCCCGATCAGCCCAGAACCCATCAGAGAAATACTTGGTGAAATTAACGTGACAGTATTCGGGTGCTCCAATGACACGCGACCCAGTAAGCGAGGTATCCCAAAGCTTCCTAATATCATCGACGACGATGACATCGGAGTCGAGATAGATCACACGTTGAACACAGGGCTCGAGTATGTCGGCCAGGTAGTTCCTCGCGTAGTTGAGTGGGTTCTCGAGCGCTTCACGGATTGATGCAGAGATGAGATTCTTGACGATATCGACTCTGAATGGATAGACCTTGAAGTTGAGGGAGGGGAACGTGGACCGAACGAGTCGGGAGAGGGCCATAGGATCGGCCGAGGCGGACTCGGCGGCGGCGACTAAGTGAAAGAACACGTCTTCGGGACAAGACGAGTGCTTGAGAACAGAGTGAACCGCAGCCATGGAACCCCTGAGATACTCTGTATCGAGAGTCATGGCGATGTGAACATGGCCTGGATAGCACTGCATCGGTACGTTATCATTTCGTAACAAAACTGGACAATCGGCGCCATTTCGGTATTCAGGCGCTTCGTCAAAGGTCGGCAATCCGCCGGTAAATCCTccggaaagaagaagaaggtctTCGTGGTCGTCCTTGCCCAATAAATTTGCAGTGGGGAGATGCCTAATCGCAAAAGAAGAACgtgagaggaagaaaagaaaagaaagaatggtGAAGAAAGATAGAGATGATCGGGGATGTAAAAGAGACATAGTTCAAACGGGAAACTGATCAGGAGAAAGATTTCTATTGGGATTAAATCGACATtgccaaaagaaagagaaagaaggggaaaagattTAAAGAGACGTGTTTACTATGAAGAGGAAAAACCCAGAAAGTGGGGAggatgaagaaaagaagaaagaaacgaGAGAGCTTAAGAACCTTGGAAGCGGTCGCTTTTACTcgctttcttctccttctctgcaaggaaaaaaaaaaacgcggTTTTGGATTCTCCGTGTTAAGGGTTGCTACTTTGAAATTGAAACGAAAAGGAAGAAGCGAGCAAGGGTTTTTATAATCTGAAGGGAAGTTGGATTGAGAGAAATTACAGTTACCGagttgggttttaaaatttccttttaaaaCTCGCCGCAGACGAGGTGGTCGTCCTCGACTGCAACTgcagaaggaaagagagagagagagagagagagagagagagagagaatccagAGAGTCCTTACAGGATTTGTACTTCTGGatgaaaattattattttattggtGAATTATTCGAGAGGATATAATAATAATTTCCTTAATACAGAAagaaactattttattttttctgggaaaggaaaggagaagaaaagaaaactaaaaattatGAATAGACAGAACAGCATCGAAGAGCGCCAGCTGTGAGTGATGTTGACGGCTACCACTCTGGCTTTTTCAATCTTTTGAACAGTGGACACTTCTGTACAGAGTGAACTAAAAGCGAAggttttatccaaaaaaaaaaaaaagaacagctAAAAGCGAAGGTAGGTGGATGAGAAAATGGGAATGGGGAAGCCCTTTATCGGGTCGGAGCCCCATACCACACTTGTACCAATGTAATCACGTGCTCCCTCTCCATTGATTCCTATTTTGGGTGTGAGAATGAATCAGTCTCTCTGTTTCTGGTAAATGAGAATGAATGAGTCCAAAACCAATACAATAAGGTTGCACCAATTTCGATTTTGGTctaattttgatttggtttagtttaatttggatttggtttagcatgtatatatatatatatatatatatatatatatattcatgagTATGGAgaaaatgtttttcttttattttatgaattttaagtTACCATCAGTTTCTTTGAGGGGTTACAAGAGAATGAGCTGGCAGTTGAAGACGGTGGAGACATTCACGTTTCTGGGTTCTTGAATGCTCAAGTTGGGTCAGGGTCTGATTTGAATCATGGATCCGAATCCGATCTAGAAGATCATATTGAAGGTTGTGTTGAGGAAATCATAGATCATCAATTGTTTGAAAGTGTGGAGGTGCATAATTCCCGCTTTTAAGATGGGACTATCGTTTTAAATATGCCTAATGAGGTGGAATCAGTTCAAATTGGATTCTTGTGAGTCAGGTTATGACCAATCTGATCAAGAGGAGGTGCAAGACAGGTGGACTCAGGTGTTGGGCCAAAAAAATCGTGATGGACGTAGGAGTGCTTTTCGAGGTGGTCGTGTGGGTTCTCATATGGTAACTCAAGTTATTGGCAGAATTCGAAGTCAAAGGAATGCAAATCTTGGTGTTAAAATAGTAGACGCGACGGGAGAAAAACATCAGGTTGAGAAGGAGTTAGGAATGGGGTTGCATAAAATTCCATTTCTCTTTTCGCCAGAGGAGGAGGCACTTTTGACATGTGTTGTAGCTTTTGATCGGCCTGGTGTATATGTTGAGATCCCCGATGATCGAATAAGATAAGGATCCCTCGGTGTGCCTCATTGATATCTCGTAGccttatttgtttatttctcTTGGGTGAGCGAATGGCTTGTTGCTCTCGCCAATACGTTTTAGGACTCAGTCCCATTTTCTTAGCTTTAACTTTCTTTGCCTTTAGTTTGTCTTTAGGCTTGTTTACCTCCTTTTTAATCctcaataaattattttttttgaaaaaaatatcatcAATTTCTTATCCAATTATATTGGTTTGGATTCGATTTCGATTCGATTTTCTAAGGTTTGTTCGATGTCTTGTAGGTTTTAGtgcagtttggtttggtttcgatttcacAAAATCCCAATTCAAAGCCAAACTAATCAGCTTCATTTCGGGTCATCTCGATCCAATTTCCTTGATTCGAGTTAGATTGGGGGTAAATTGTTAGGGTGAGTACACACAGTCTATGGAATCTTGATCCAATTATTCTTGCCATGTTTagactcttttttttcttccattaactATTATTTCAAGCATACataattaattttattgaataatgataattttaaaaaactgctaaaaccaaaaataaaaaagagagaatatgATACAGATAGAaggtaaaatagttaaaaaaatggTATCGTTGTGGGAACTGGCCAATACCCTGTTTGATACTGTGAAATAAAACACTGATGCCACTACTAGGCCTGTGATTGGTGGCCAGACTTGAGAGAAAGCTTCTGATTGTTTTGAAGCTGACATTCCTTCTAGATTGATGACTAACAAAGGGGGGCGATATTACCGTAGGAAAGCGAAGTCAACTCCAATCTTTTCTTCCCAAACAAACATAGTCTTAAAGAAGTTACTAGAAGAGCCTTGGAGACGAAATCATTGAACATTTCCGAGTTGGAGTTGCCGTTCAGGAGTTCGTTCTCTTGAGACTtgattaagagagagagagagagagagagttgagaaAAAACGTGTTTTAATTGACGACTCAGTCTTTGAAGACTTATAAGTGCTTACATAACAAACCAATTCAAATGCTGTTTCTATAATATATGAATATCTGAGTCGAGTCGGTCTTGGTTGAGTACTTGAGTTTCGAATTGACTTCCCCACACGTTCTAATATTTGGTGACGGCACGGCAGTTATTACCTACTTATTTGTCACTAATTTATAAACTGCCAAGTGTCAACGACCTAACTTCCCAGATGAGTTGGTTTTGGTGGGCCACACATAGTAGTAGTGGTAGGGGACCGGAGGTGGCCCATCATTCCTTGGCTCAGACTTGATCTTTTGGACCGTGTTTTGAAACGCGTGCAAGCCATTAGATTAGATCACTTGGTCGGACCATAGTTaacaaaaaggggaatgatGATAAAACGGAGTTTTATGGTATAAATTTTAAAcgataaaaaattataaatggacggtcaaataaaacggtcaaaaaaatagagaacagtAAAAAACGAAAAACGAACGGTATggattttaaacgtttatatttcaaaaaaacagaacaaaaaaaactccacttttctcatataaattgaagaatttttatttgaaatacatgtttctatttctggtatccatgcattgactttgagttgaatgtgatatcatgaaaaaaggtagcccttcgagtcatctttacatcggtgaaagaatcaagtCGATTAGAATTCGGGAGAAAGAaatatggtcagttaagtccaaggtcttaaaaaacgccAAAAAAGATGGAACGTGTTTTAAACCTGTTTAAAACGGGATTGTTTGTCGTTTGTCATTTTTTACCGTATGCTTGGGAAGCATAcggcaaaacgtgtttaaaacagtaaaaaaaggGAACATGTTTAAAACGAAATCTTACACGCGTTTTTGATAATAGTGGGTCAGACCACCATTTGATTCTCAATCATATTTCTTACTACAAGGCAAAAACTGATATGGTAATTTAACTGTTGGATAGATGGTTTAGCCTTAAATTCATTCATTTATTGAATTAGAatagaaaccaaaatcgaaacaGAAACCGGACTAAATAAGTCAATCCAAACcaaatttatttgattttgaaataAGATATCTTAatttgattcgattttgattctAGCATAGGAACCGTCGGTtcgaatatatatatatatggggaagAAACAACACCCATAGGGGTTAGGGGACTAAGCAAGCTGGATACCCAATTTCTCTGTAATATACAAATTCCTTATTAGGGATTTATGGCATTTAGTGGATCTCCATAGCATTTCATCTCTATTAGAAAATATATTATAGCATATTAATAAATTACAATGCTAATAAAAGATATACAACTAATAttagtattagattttataatactactatattatagtatagtatattatatttaaagtattattatattatagtatatgaaCTCAGTATAAGAACTGAATTGTGTAAGAGTTGAATAAGAACCAGATATTAATAAATTACAATACTAATATTAGTATTAGATTATATAATGTTACTATATTATAgcataatatattatactataaataaaatattaatattttataatattattatattatagtatatgaaCTATGTATAGGGACCGAACTGTATAAGAGTTGAATACGAACTGAATGTTAGCAAAACTAAATAAGAAttgaaatcgaaccaaaccgaacaTGTCCGAGCAAGTTTGATTTGAGCatcaattttttaaaccaatTCAGTTCTTGGTTTAGTTTCAGTTCACACCAACATACTCTTGGACCGAATCAATTCACACCCCTTACTATCGTGCACCCTCCAATACTACTGGATTTTCAAAACACTATTTTACCACTTGAAATTTTCTGTTTGAACTGAAGCTTAAAATGTGACCAAGGCACATATGGGGTATACCCTTCCACCAAATTTGGTTCCCATCATACGTGTCACATAGCAGATTTTGGAGCCGATCAGACAAAATGCACctctatttttgccatttcaaCAATTTGCAAGAAATAAGGACACCATGTATTGGCAAGTGTCAAGTTTAAGGACCCAATTCAATTGGTATGGCCTATATTgtattgcatattttttttcttatatttttaaaaatttaagggataagagatctctacttgatcgcatgatctctacacaagtgtttgAACCAATGCGTAAACATGCCTGAGTACGTATCAACCCAGGGGAGGAATGGGTTACACTTACATGCCAACAAAATGTTGCTCACCAACTAAGCTGGCACATGGCAACTTTTATATCCACCCCCTTTAAACGACCCACTTAATGAATTAATTAGATGGAGGATTATTTTAACGTTCAGTGCTAACAAACAAGTGATATCAGATTAGAAATGCAATAATTGTTCCAAATATAATAGTCATCAATTGTTTAGCTTGTTATGTAATGTTACTTACTGATAACTAGAAAGATTAATCTACTAAAGTTTTAATTATTAATCTCTTTGTTCAATTGCGATCCTTTTCCTACGAAGATGGAATATGCATATTGCATTTGATTCTAATTTCAAAAAAGCACAAGTAAAAGACATGCAAGTATGCCAAACACTGTTTAGGTGAGTAGGTATCCACAGTGGAATGTTAGATGAGATGTTTTTCAATTATCATCTTTACAATTTGGAAAAAGTTTCTCCGAGCAGTCTCTCTTTCTCATATGGAATCACGTCATTGTCCTCCAAtgtatgatattattttgtcGCATTTTATTGGTGCATTTTTCTATGCCCCCGCCTGCCAAGAGAATCCTCTCCTTTACAATTTATAGTTAGAGAAAAACTTTCCTACCACGCCAGAATGTAATTTTCCTCTCAATtggtattttattattttctctctcctattctgaATATGTGGACGCATGTGGATGATACCAGATACCTTTTTCAGGACAACAATTGGTGTGGTGCACAGATTCTTTCCCCCACTAGCATCGTggaaaaccctctcccttatagTTATTATTGTTGATTTATCCATCTAAAAATTCATTGCATCAATGAAATATAGGtttttgggaaaatgttctctgtggggagggggggaagtgaaatgaccactacgctccccatgaaaggcaaaaattccaCTCTCCGAGATGCCAACACGAACGCATCTCATTGGCTACCGCATGTGGGTGGCCCTtgcgctcccccacagagaacgctcTCCAAGGGATTTTTTATGGGTTTTCTTCCCCGTCATTATACTTGGTAAAGTATAACGcctcactatttgccacatggtacTACTTGGGTtatagtccatgtgatagaggagtAGGAAGTACCTAAATTTTCAAAAGAtgacattttgtattttatattcatcttcttttgatggtattttgataattttactaaaactatGAAGTAGAGTTTGAACAACTTTCCTTAGACTAAATTTTGGCTATTGAGATATATGTGGAATTTTCTGTCACATTGACTAATCCTTGTACGGTCAAATAGTACAGAATGAAGCATTATGCAATACATCTAAACAAGTGTCATTTAAACAATCCCTTAAATATAATACAtgtttaaatgaaaagaaaaaaatgcatttttaaaaaaagaaaagagaaaagattccTGATTCATTGAACAAAGCATCAAATTGATGACCATATTTTTCTTGAAGGTTTGTTTGTGTTGGTTAAAAGGTCCCTTctcttattggtcttgtgacaaattctaaatacatctAAACAAGTGTCATTTAAACAATCCCTTAAATATAATACAtgtttaaatgaaaagaaaaaaatgcatttttaaaaaaagaaaagagaaaagattccTGATTCATTGAACAAAGCATCAAATTGATGACCATATTTTTCTTGAAggtttgtttgtgtttttttaaagAACTGTGGGTTTGGAGGAAGCTTCAAGGGAAGTGACAtttttatatattaaaataGTTTTGAATTCTTTGTCATTGTTACAATGTTACCACGAAACACCGTTTCCcacataaataaatataaataacaaACGCACaccaaaaatacatttttttaaaaaaattatttaagatCCCTTTTAGAGAAACGTCAGctattttaatattttcattGATCGCAAACAAAAGTTAATTATGAGAGATTAGTATATGAGTTGTTCGTACTTCTTAATGTGGTTTCATATTGAACGGATATGCTCTCTTTGCCGTATCATATGGGACACCACAACAACCCAATTGGTGCTAGTTGGTAGCAGCACGGGTCCAACGAGGTCAtgagattttatttatttatttattcttttgatGAAGAAGAGAGTAATATATTACTTAAAAAGATGAAATGTGACAAGTACATCGATCAcatatagggatgtaaatgaataggcaaaatccatttccgtatccgtgtccatatcggacacccgtttagcactatttgaatccgtccaaaagctaaatggatgcggatacgaataggctatagctatccgaaaagctatatttacatgtaaacggataaaatatccgattcgtatccgtgtccatatccgtttagcactatctgaatccgttcgaaagctaattgGATGTGGATGCGCATATAGCACTATTCAAGCCGAATTGATCCGTTTATATCCTTAATCACATACGGCCTTGAGAGTTAAATTTTGTGTCCCTATTATAAACAAGTTCATCCCTACACCAATTGATTCTAACGTCAGTAGAGTTGTCAATTGCATCATCTAATTGAAAAAAAGACTTTAACTAAGTTTCATGGTACACATTTCTAGTCAGTTGGATGAAGAATAGATTGAAGTTTCCTATGTTGGTACAAATAAAACTTCAAGATTGATTTTAACTTTCTCAACATGTTTTCACTCCTGTAAAAGTCCATATAACTCAGCTTCTAGTTCATCGTGGGTTGGTAGACAACTTGCAGATGTTAAAACACCTTGTCCAGGTAGCAAAATGCAAAATCCCCAATCGGGTAATCTTAGTTGAGGTTCATATATGTCTATGCAAATTATAACAGGAAGGTGTAAATGAGTCCGGATCTGCTCCCCACTTGGGGACggtggggacagatctaaaCCCTCCatagggtgtgggtcccacaaccCATAGAGGGTTGGGATCTGTCTCCACtgctccccatgtgggtagttgaTCCCAATTCAGTGTAAATCTGGGTTAGAAACCTAGTGCACTATAGAGGTGGAGTGTGAGTTGTGGAGATTGATTATTCTACTTCATGGGTAGaggataaaaataaaaggacaagTGGTCAACCAAAGGGAGCCCGCATAGAagtggaaaattatctcctccagatCCCTGCCCGGTCCAATTCtctagttcctctaatagggggtggtggaccccacccgggaagagtgtttgggcaagggtagggtggtcatttcagtcCCCCCTGTTAGAGAAACTGGAGAACTGGGTCGAgcaaggaactggaggagataaagatccgcATAAAGGCATTCAATGGGGGATTTCTCATTTCCTATATGTCTACCGAAGACTGGAAtgagtcttcatcatcatcgatCCATGGAATCATCCACGACAACCAGATAAGGATGGGATGAGGGTGGGGTACTGTTTTGGTTATTGTTGTAATACCCAAAATCAATCTGGTTAGTTTTGTTAAGGTAAACATTGGGTGGTTAATTTTGTAAACTAAAACCCAATGTTAGCtaatctggtttttttttttttttttttttttttttttttggggggggcggGATGCAAGTTATACACATTTTTTTGGTACGAAAAGATAAatatacaatatttttttttatgagaagatAAATATACAAATTGTTCTTTAATGATTGGTGACAGTGTGACACATGATAATTGAAATTTTCCTAATATGAGATCCAGTTATGTGTTTCACTACTCTACATCTTTTCTTAAAACCAAAGAATGGTCCATATGCAGTTTTCTGTCAATTGCAGATGTATATCTTATGCTATCTCTGgtgtcattttatttttttaacacaACCATTTTTGCAGGTGTTTGatatcattttttgttcaatcataataatagaaaaatcatAATAGGATCA
The nucleotide sequence above comes from Telopea speciosissima isolate NSW1024214 ecotype Mountain lineage chromosome 3, Tspe_v1, whole genome shotgun sequence. Encoded proteins:
- the LOC122653542 gene encoding probable galacturonosyltransferase-like 9, with amino-acid sequence MQCYPGHVHIAMTLDTEYLRGSMAAVHSVLKHSSCPEDVFFHLVAAAESASADPMALSRLVRSTFPSLNFKVYPFRVDIVKNLISASIREALENPLNYARNYLADILEPCVQRVIYLDSDVIVVDDIRKLWDTSLTGSRVIGAPEYCHVNFTKYFSDGFWADRALSRVFGGRNPCYFNTGVMVMDLDRWREGNYLKKIEGWMQLQKQRRIYELGSLPPFLLVFAGDVEPINHQWNQHGLGGDNVVGSCRNLHPGGVSLLHWSGKGKPWARLDARKSCPVDFLWEPYDLYKPQQQQQQEDVELVVSLQISFPSHYSL